The sequence below is a genomic window from Eubalaena glacialis isolate mEubGla1 chromosome 13, mEubGla1.1.hap2.+ XY, whole genome shotgun sequence.
cccaccccatggccACCCGTCTGGCTCACCATTGCCCATGGAGAAGGGGTCCTGGGGGTGCAGCATCTGCTCCACATACTCCTGAAAGGGCAGGTCCACTGCAGTTTGAAAGGGGTTGGTCAGGACTGGTTGGTGCTGCCTTCAGGATGCTGGCAAGCAGGCTGGGCTGCAGGGTGGGGCAGCTCACCTTTCTGGTAGGAGTAGGTGTTGGCAGTGCTCAACCGGACCACGCTGTCCCCAAACAAGGCCAGCAGCCTTTGACGGGAGCACAGGTCCCGGAACCTCTGCGGGGGCGGGGAAAATACTCAGGGGCCAAGCTCAGCACGGGCGAGTGGTGGTCGCGAGGGGCGTGAGCACTCACCGAGTTGTCTGTGAGCCCCTGCAGAATGACAGGTCTGGAAAAGGCGTAGCTAGAAGAAAAGGCGGAATCACGGCCTCAGTCTGACCCGCGCCCATCCTCCGCTCCCGCCCACGCGCGTTCTCACGAGCTCAAGGGGAAGCGGCCTAAGGAGGTCCGGGAGGACGGGCCGGCGACCAGTGTGCGGCCTCAGCGATGCAGGGTGACGGAGCCCCAGGGTTTTCGGGCGTGGGAGGTGTGGCCACACAAGAGGACGCACTTACCGCTGCACGAACTCGGCGTAGCTGAGGTCGGCCCGGCGCTCTACGGTGCAGCGTTCCTCCTCTGCCACGGCCGCCGGCGCCCCTGGCCCGGGCCGCCGCCTGCCGACACAGCTGGTCAGTGCCCTTGGCCGCCCCGCCGCGCGCCCCGCTCCGCCCTGCCGCCCGGCGCCGCTCACCACCCTCCGTCGCCTGCCTCCCGGAGACTCCGGGCCGAAACCGCCAGCCTCCAGAGCGCGAGCAACAGGAGTAGCCGCACCCCCAACGCCATAGCCCGCCGCCGCGAGGCATGCCGGGAGCTCCGTCGTCGTGGCAACAGGCCGGCTCCCGGAAGCGGCTTCCTTTGGCCCGTCCTGGAAAGAGGGGGCACTTCCGGAAGGCGGGACGAAGGTCGCACCAAGAGCTGCTATTGGCTGCTGCCAGCTCCCGTGGACACACTGCCACCCGCCCACCAGAGTCGCCCGCGCGGGGACTGAACCGTAAGCGACGCGACCGGGTGACAGGCAGCC
It includes:
- the JMJD8 gene encoding jmjC domain-containing protein 8 isoform X6; translated protein: MALGVRLLLLLALWRLAVSARSLREAGDGGWRRPGPGAPAAVAEEERCTVERRADLSYAEFVQRYAFSRPVILQGLTDNSRFRDLCSRQRLLALFGDSVVRLSTANTYSYQKVDLPFQEYVEQMLHPQDPFSMGNGAGSGVPFHWHGPGFSEVIYGRKRWFLYPPAKTPEFHPNKTTLAWLRDTYPALALSARPLECTIHAGEVLYFPDRWWHATLNLDTSVFISTFLS
- the JMJD8 gene encoding jmjC domain-containing protein 8 isoform X4; its protein translation is MALGVRLLLLLALWRLAVSARSLREAGDGGWRRPGPGAPAAVAEEERCTVERRADLSYAEFVQRYAFSRPVILQGLTDNSRFRDLCSRQRLLALFGDSVVRLSTANTYSYQKVDLPFQEYVEQMLHPQDPFSMGNDTLYFFGDNNFTEWASLFRHYSPPPFSLLGAGSGVPFHWHGPGFSERWFLYPPAKTPEFHPNKTTLAWLRDTYPALALSARPLECTIHAGEVLYFPDRWWHATLNLDTSVFISTFLS
- the JMJD8 gene encoding jmjC domain-containing protein 8 isoform X3, translating into MALGVRLLLLLALWRLAVSARSLREAGDGGWRRPGPGAPAAVAEEERCTVERRADLSYAEFVQRYAFSRPVILQGLTDNSRFRDLCSRQRLLALFGDSVVRLSTANTYSYQKVDLPFQEYVEQMLHPQDPFSMGNDTLYFFGDNNFTEWASLFRHYSPPPFSLLGAGSGVPFHWHGPGFSEVIYGRKRWFLYPPAKTPEFHPNKTTLAWLRDTYPALALSARPLECTIHAGEVLYFPDRWWHATLNLDTSVFISTFLS
- the JMJD8 gene encoding jmjC domain-containing protein 8 isoform X2, giving the protein MALGVRLLLLLALWRLAVSARSLREAGDGGWRRPGPGAPAAVAEEERCTVERRADLSYAEFVQRYAFSRPVILQGLTDNSRFRDLCSRQRLLALFGDSVVRLSTANTYSYQKVDLPFQEYVEQMLHPQDPFSMGNDTLYFFGDNNFTEWASLFRHYSPPPFSLLGTIPAYSFGIAGAGSGVPFHWHGPGFSERWFLYPPAKTPEFHPNKTTLAWLRDTYPALALSARPLECTIHAGEVLYFPDRWWHATLNLDTSVFISTFLS
- the JMJD8 gene encoding jmjC domain-containing protein 8 isoform X5 encodes the protein MALGVRLLLLLALWRLAVSARSLREAGDGGWRRPGPGAPAAVAEEERCTVERRADLSYAEFVQRYAFSRPVILQGLTDNSRFRDLCSRQRLLALFGDSVVRLSTANTYSYQKVDLPFQEYVEQMLHPQDPFSMGNDTLYFFGDNNFTEWASLFRHYSPPPFSLLGTIPAYSFGIAGAGSGVPFHWHGPGFSEVIYGRKRWFLYPPAKTPEFHPNKTTLAWLRDTYPALALSARPLECTIHAGAVFP
- the JMJD8 gene encoding jmjC domain-containing protein 8 isoform X1 produces the protein MALGVRLLLLLALWRLAVSARSLREAGDGGWRRPGPGAPAAVAEEERCTVERRADLSYAEFVQRYAFSRPVILQGLTDNSRFRDLCSRQRLLALFGDSVVRLSTANTYSYQKVDLPFQEYVEQMLHPQDPFSMGNDTLYFFGDNNFTEWASLFRHYSPPPFSLLGTIPAYSFGIAGAGSGVPFHWHGPGFSEVIYGRKRWFLYPPAKTPEFHPNKTTLAWLRDTYPALALSARPLECTIHAGEVLYFPDRWWHATLNLDTSVFISTFLS